A single window of Triplophysa rosa linkage group LG2, Trosa_1v2, whole genome shotgun sequence DNA harbors:
- the unga gene encoding uracil DNA glycosylase a isoform X2 produces MIGQKSITSFFSPTSKKRNLEELNTFNDDAKDDAKKQKKESSDVISSPSPSPEQLERIAKNKAAALVRLNSHQHVPDGIGESWKKALNREFGKEYFKSLMSFVGEERKKHTIYPPPHEVFTWTQMCDLKDVKVVILGQDPYHGPNQAHGLCFSVQRPVPPPPSLINMFKELASDIEGFEQPGHGNLTGWAKQGVLLLNAVLTVRAHQANSHKDKGWEMFTDAVVQWLNANSQGLVFILWGSYAQKKGAVINKKRHHVLQAVHPSPLSAHRGFFGCKHFSKTNELLTKSGKEPVDWKAL; encoded by the exons ATGATCGGACAGAAAAGCATCACGTCGTTTTTCTCGCCAACATCCAAGAAAAGGAATCTTGAAGAGTTGAATACATTTAACGATGATGCAAAAGATGAT GCGAAAAAGCAGAAGAAGGAGAGCAGCGATGTTATATCGTCACCATCACCGAGTCCAGAGCAACTGGAGCGGATCGCCAAAAACAAAGCGGCGGCTCTGGTGCGGCTCAACTCCCACCAGCATGTTCCAGACGGGATCGGAGAGAGCTGGAAAAAAGCCCTGAACAGGGAGTTTGGAAAGGAATATTTCAAATCA ttaatgtcttttgttggtgAGGAGAGAAAAAAGCACACCATCTATCCGCCTCCTCATGAAGTTTTCACCTGGACACAAATGTGTGATTTAAAAGAT GTAAAGGTTGTGATACTGGGCCAGGATCCTTATCACGGACCTAACCAGGCTCACGGGCTGTGTTTCAGCGTTCAGAGACCTGTGCCTCCTCCGCCGAG CTTGATCAACATGTTCAAAGAACTGGCATCAGACATAGAAGGCTTTGAGCAGCCAGGCCATGGAAATCTAACGGGATGGGCAAAGCAAG GCGTCCTGTTGCTGAATGCTGTGCTAACCGTGCGCGCACACCAGGCTAACTCTCACAAAGACAAGGGTTGGGAGATGTTCACAGACGCTGTGGTGCAGTGGCTCAATGCTAACTCGCAGGGTCTTGTTTTCATTCTCTGGGGCTCATATGCACAGAAGAAGGGGGCTGTCATCAACAAG AAGCGACACCATGTTCTGCAGGCAGTCCACCCTTCGCCGCTGTCCGCCCACCGCGGCTTCTTCGGATGCAAACACTTCTCGAAGACAAATGAACTGTTGACAAAGTCAGGGAAGGAGCCCGTGGACTGGAAAGCACTGTGA
- the unga gene encoding uracil DNA glycosylase a isoform X1: MFSNTLLLRLLNTSMSGRSVKRTYISTRYTKISSQAKKQKKESSDVISSPSPSPEQLERIAKNKAAALVRLNSHQHVPDGIGESWKKALNREFGKEYFKSLMSFVGEERKKHTIYPPPHEVFTWTQMCDLKDVKVVILGQDPYHGPNQAHGLCFSVQRPVPPPPSLINMFKELASDIEGFEQPGHGNLTGWAKQGVLLLNAVLTVRAHQANSHKDKGWEMFTDAVVQWLNANSQGLVFILWGSYAQKKGAVINKKRHHVLQAVHPSPLSAHRGFFGCKHFSKTNELLTKSGKEPVDWKAL; the protein is encoded by the exons ATGTTTTCAAACACCTTACTCCTTAGACTTTTAAACACATCAATGTCAGGCCGTTCTGTCAAACGAACATATATTTCAACCAGATATACCAAAATATCGTCGCAGGCGAAAAAGCAGAAGAAGGAGAGCAGCGATGTTATATCGTCACCATCACCGAGTCCAGAGCAACTGGAGCGGATCGCCAAAAACAAAGCGGCGGCTCTGGTGCGGCTCAACTCCCACCAGCATGTTCCAGACGGGATCGGAGAGAGCTGGAAAAAAGCCCTGAACAGGGAGTTTGGAAAGGAATATTTCAAATCA ttaatgtcttttgttggtgAGGAGAGAAAAAAGCACACCATCTATCCGCCTCCTCATGAAGTTTTCACCTGGACACAAATGTGTGATTTAAAAGAT GTAAAGGTTGTGATACTGGGCCAGGATCCTTATCACGGACCTAACCAGGCTCACGGGCTGTGTTTCAGCGTTCAGAGACCTGTGCCTCCTCCGCCGAG CTTGATCAACATGTTCAAAGAACTGGCATCAGACATAGAAGGCTTTGAGCAGCCAGGCCATGGAAATCTAACGGGATGGGCAAAGCAAG GCGTCCTGTTGCTGAATGCTGTGCTAACCGTGCGCGCACACCAGGCTAACTCTCACAAAGACAAGGGTTGGGAGATGTTCACAGACGCTGTGGTGCAGTGGCTCAATGCTAACTCGCAGGGTCTTGTTTTCATTCTCTGGGGCTCATATGCACAGAAGAAGGGGGCTGTCATCAACAAG AAGCGACACCATGTTCTGCAGGCAGTCCACCCTTCGCCGCTGTCCGCCCACCGCGGCTTCTTCGGATGCAAACACTTCTCGAAGACAAATGAACTGTTGACAAAGTCAGGGAAGGAGCCCGTGGACTGGAAAGCACTGTGA